The proteins below are encoded in one region of Juglans microcarpa x Juglans regia isolate MS1-56 chromosome 4D, Jm3101_v1.0, whole genome shotgun sequence:
- the LOC121259285 gene encoding bidirectional sugar transporter NEC1-like, protein MATTHVDHHVMSFVFGLLGNIVSFLVYLAPAPTFYRIYRKKSTQGFQSLPYSVALFSAMLTLYYALLKKNAFMLININSIGGAIESIYLVLFMIYAPGRARIYTAKLLILFNVGLLGLIILCTSLIRESSLRLTAVGWTCAICSVCVFAAPLSVMRLVIQTKSVEFMPFSLSFFLTICATMWFSYGLLIKDLFIATPNILGFIFGMAQMILYIIYMDRPKDLIFPEMNIQLDVPSGPATTANEHELQLSTTQTTEIIIHIQTEDTTQNISIIGGSGAGTTAPPIEPSDHESNNK, encoded by the exons ATGGCAACGACCCATGTTGATCATCACGTGATGTCTTTTGTTTTCGGCCTTCTTG GTAACATCGTGTCATTCCTCGTATATCTAGCCCCAGC GCCAACCTTTTACAGGATATACAGGAAAAAATCAACACAAGGATTCCAATCGCTGCCTTATTCAGTAGCACTATTTAGCGCGATGCTGACGCTTTACTATGCCTTGCTGAAGAAGAATGCATTTATGCTCATCAACATCAACTCCATCGGCGGTGCCATTGAATCCATTTACCTCGTCTTGTTCATGATATATGCACCAGGGAGAGCTAGG ATATATACCGCAAAGCTGCTTATCTTGTTTAACGTAGGGCTTTTGGGCTTGATCATACTCTGTACATCCCTCATTCGAGAAAGTTCGCTGCGGCTCACAGCTGTTGGATGGACTTGTGCGATTTGTTCTGTTTGTGTATTTGCTGCTCCTCTCAGTGTCATG AGGCTGGTTATACAAACAAAGAGCGTGGAATTCATGCCATTTTCACTATCATTCTTCTTGACAATCTGTGCTACGATGTGGTTCTCCTATGGTCTATTAATAAAGGATCTCTTCATAGCG ACACCAAACATACTAGGTTTCATATTCGGGATGGCTCAGATGATACTGTACATCATTTACATGGATAGGCCGAAAGATCTAATCTTTCCAGAAATGAACATCCAATTAGATGTACCAAGTGGCCCTGCTACTACAGCAAATGAACATGAGCTCCAGTTGAGCACAACACAGACAACAGAGATTATTATCCATATTCAAACGGAAGACACAACAcagaatattagtattattggAGGGTCCGGCGCCGGTACTACTGCACCTCCTATTGAGCCAAGTGATCATGAATCCAATAATAAATGA